Within Dermatophagoides farinae isolate YC_2012a chromosome 8, ASM2471394v1, whole genome shotgun sequence, the genomic segment GTGCCAACAGATGGCaatccattcatcattgaatggaattATCATTGGCCGACAGCTGTTTTGGCATTTGCGTGTTCTCGTATTGGGCGTTTGTGAgtgaattgattgtttgtttttctcttataaaatttgataatcatcCCGATGTGAATTTAATCATTTCGAAAGTAGAATATTcaatcatgttgatgataaacaatcaCATTCCATTGTTTACACTCATCACGGCAATATTTTGCCttacatttattcattgtaataataatgaaccaaAAGTTCCGCTCATATTATGGTCAATGAAtagtgttgatgatggtggtcaaTTGTCCTCACCACCACAATCATTAATCGATGAGGTTTATCCCGAAGATTTGTTACAAATGTATCCGGATAGTGGACGTGCTCGTAAAGTGGCATTCATTCAGAAAGATATTAATGTAGAACAATTCTCGCAAAGTAGTCTACCATATTTGTCTAGATTATTCGAAGAAAACGATGCGGTATGTCTATTTTTACCACCATTTGGATTTATAATAAccgattttattttacattATAGATGTTTTTTCCTTATTCAACATATGAATCGCAATTTTATAATTCCAAATTCGACACATTAGTACCATTACCCGAAGATACATTGGAACAAAACGAACCAATTATTCGTTCATATGTTgaacaattcaatcaaaccGAGCCAACAATATTCATGTTGAccggtgaaaaaaataccgtttttgatgaattaaaTCAGCCAAAAATACGTGTTCGCCGTGCAACTGATGTTGCTGCTAAAGTATTGAAATTTcccaataaaaatgaaccaTGTGCATATATGTATGTATCCAAAATTGACATTGTCAGCTATGGTGAAAAAGATCAGAAACCCGAAAAGTATGAATTCACCAAGTTTGAAGTTTCGAATGGTAGCTGCTCAGATAAATCAAAAACCGAAACTCGAGCCGAATCCATTGAATTCACAATGGCCAATGAAACGCctaaaaattttaaagtCACAATAAAGTTCAATCGCGCTCGAACGTATGtataaaaattcaagttttcaaattaataatttcacACAAATTTGATGTAGAATGTGGTGGGgaatcaaatcgatcgaAGTTACtgaaaatgatggtgattcaaatgaatggtCAAATCGTAATTTTACGGCCAACAACGAAGATGGGTTCTCTTATAGTTGTTCGAAAAAGACATATCGATTAGCAAAGAACAATACTTTTGGTAAGTGGCACTCGTTctaataaatttcattatatcaatcttttttttctctttcagtTCCTGGTGGTGAATATGCCGAAATTGtattcaatcgatttcaaATACAGCCATTTGTAAGGACTAAAAGTCTGAATTTGTTTGAAGAAAGTTATGATTGTGCCGTATGGTTTACATTACCTGTCATATCTAGTCTACTTGTTTGTCTATTATTGATCCTGATACTTTATTGTGGACTAAGAGCCGTTATGTCGATTAGCACACCGGATCGTTTCgaaaatccaaaatcaaaGGGCCTGATTCTGGGTGctgttgatgaatgattataatgatttcaatcaatgattctatatttaaatacaaaacaaaattttcttttccttaTATTGTAAATATTATTCTGTCTTTGTGTGATTTAGTCCAGGACATTATTTATATCTCTTATCTTTATTCAGAATAAAATAGCCAAGAAAAAACtgttatcattttgatgtgAATATTCTTTTGAATCTGTGTGcgtttgttgaataaaaatgtttgaacTAAAAATAGAtgtattctttttcattctgaCAAACACAAGTCTAATGGCTGTTCAACATTTAAAGTGAATTTGAATTGCAATAGAATCGATTTGCTATATCATACACACAGAGCGGTCGTTAGATATAGATATATATCCTGTTTAATGTAGATCGAATCATGAGTTGATCAAtggatgatttgaaattccTATATGGTTTGTATTCTCATTTGACTTCAATTCATAAAtcaaaagcgaaaaaaaggACAAATTCTGTACAGGCGTCgtcattgttattgatatTCTGCTGATTCGATTCATCAGTAGGAGCGTTAGTTGGTTCCATTGTAAACAAATTAAGGACAGTAGCTGCAATATGGAGTCCATATATTCATGCGAGATATAGCGGTTTTAAGGAGTAAATAACATTATTGACATATTCTTAGGCGTGTCtatgttttggttttttttttgattgtttgttgccaaaaatatcattccaagataattaattaatgactagataataatcatgtcCATATCagcatcgtcatcatcatcatccgcaGCACGTCAAATGTCTCGTCATTCGATGACATTTCGATCACCATCGAAGAATTTTCCAACAACCCTTTTGGAAATGGTGAAAGAACGGTCATTACATTTTACCGAATTTCTTACCAATCGTTTATATTTTGCCACCGTATCCGAagtgaatttgaatttattcctAAAAAAATCCGATTCGATCGTATGTTTTCTACATTTTGATAAAGAGCTTCTCTATACACCGTAAGTTTGTATAATTGGATCTCATtccgataattttttttctaataaatACATTCATATCATATACAAATAGATTCAATCATGATTTTGGTCCATTGAATTTGGCAATGTTATATAGatattgtaaaaaaataaactctCATTTACAGGTAAGAGATCTTTTCTGCCAacgaaaaatgtttttgtttttctcatcacgtttttttttaaatcggATTTCATCAGCGAAACAAAacgatcattcatttgacaaCCACCAACCGATTCAAACGAGTCAATGCAGCTTATTTGATTGGATCATATTGTGTAAGTGATTGTGTAtatgatttcaaaatttattcaaattttttttcggattttTATGTCACCTACTCATAAATTTCacttttgttttcttcattcattttgtttgctgtttatgtccgaaaaaaaatccccatttaatgattaatttgaatgaaaattcgaatttcaattctattctcttttttttcgtccagatcatttatcatcaccTACTACCGGATGATGTAATGGCACGTCTTAAACAATTGAGTATCAGTTATGTTGCATATAAAACATTTGCCGCATTTGTTGATGCCGGTTTCGATACTAGTGAATATTATCTATATCTGGAAGATTGTTTTAATGCTATTTATAAGGTCAGTTCCTAGTGTAGTAATATTATGTAGATTGTATTCAAATTTCTacgttattgtttttgttaatttattcatgttttttttcttacaaatcattcaattaatcaataggCAGCGATAACTGAAA encodes:
- the LOC124496108 gene encoding LOW QUALITY PROTEIN: uncharacterized protein LOC124496108 (The sequence of the model RefSeq protein was modified relative to this genomic sequence to represent the inferred CDS: inserted 2 bases in 2 codons) produces the protein MLMINNHIPLFTLITAIFCLTFIHCNNNEPKVPLILWSMNSVDDGGQLSSPPQSLIDEVYPEDLLQMYPDSGRARKVAFIQKDINVEQFSQSSLPYLSRLFEENDAMFFPYSTYESQFYNSKFDTLVPLPEDTLEQNEPIIRSYVEQFNQTEPTIFMLTGEKNTVFDELNQPKIRVRRATDVAAKVLKFPNKNEPCAYMYVSKIDIVSYGEKDQKPEKYEFTKFEVSNGSCSDKSKTETRAESIEFTMANETPKNFKVTIKFNRARTYVXKIQVFKLIISHKFDXRMWWGIKSIEVTENDGDSNEWSNRNFTANNEDGFSYSCSKKTYRLAKNNTFVPGGEYAEIVFNRFQIQPFVRTKSLNLFEESYDCAVWFTLPVISSLLVCLLLILILYCGLRAVMSISTPDRFENPKSKGLILGAVDE